Part of the Nostoc sp. ATCC 53789 genome, TGGTTTCGTTTATATTTATTGCCAGCAGCCTTGAATGAATTACAAAGAGCGATCGCGCCAGTCCGAGAAAGTCAAGGCATTGTTGCTTTACTTGATAGTCGTGTAGTTAATCGTAGCTACGGCGCTCAAATTCTTACTGCCTTAAGCCCTCTGGCACGTATTAACTATCTCGACCCAAGTTTGTTTTCTAATACCGATGAGGAAAATTCTGCTTAAAGTCATTCCCCATTCCCCAATTGTCTATAGCCATGATTCCTGGCAAGATAAATTTAGAACCTAAGTAAAATTTGAGTTGCTGATTATGGGTGAAGCAAAGCGTCGCAAAACCACACAAGGGGAAACATACGGTCAAGAGACTCGAATCTTGCCTTGGCTTCCCATCACAAAAATTCAAGGCGAACAATTTGTCAGTTGGACAACTCGTGGTGCTTGGATAGGCATTATCCTTATGGTTATAGGATGGGCAACTATC contains:
- a CDS encoding DUF2839 domain-containing protein; the encoded protein is MGEAKRRKTTQGETYGQETRILPWLPITKIQGEQFVSWTTRGAWIGIILMVIGWATIRFIGPAFGWWQVVY